The Colias croceus chromosome 3, ilColCroc2.1 genome includes a region encoding these proteins:
- the LOC123705802 gene encoding WD repeat-containing protein 35 isoform X1 produces MRLLIFITAARPHTAGFTLIIAIPKQSNVTCLSWNQSSGYIAVGGEDGMLKVLKLESGGGGNLSMNLSLDGHSGRVCVAIWNEIFQKLTTSDEHGVIIVWMLYKGSWYEEMINNRNKSTVSGMAWGSDGQKICIAYEDGAVIVGSVDGSRVWGKDIKGPGLNAVQWSPDNLTLLFALSNGELHLYDDQGNFIMPIASSSASNGMDIVAMDWFSGKAPINRPVLLICYKSGLMLLMKTCTEEESVMVETNMKIIDCHWNHNGTVIAVAGCTQDQANVVQFFSAYGEHVRTLRVPGGAMRSLSWEHHSLRLAIAVDSFIYFANVKPDHKYAFYGNTLAIVSGTETVTFWDTITHQSWINHIPDVNDMCGVDEYCIIATSDSLIILNQQGIQCDAKTISIPISYVAINSKAIAVAASKETFLIWRFSTPTRPRITEQFYHPDGSPVTSGEAGFHDDTICCISCSDSHLLIGRDSGTILLFSLVNFKKITQINMNTKPYKLGLNSNSSKFFIIDQAGCLYILDTDMSNNISIGQSIRKDVWSAIWAADNAQMLAVAEKARLYVMRDLEPEEPLTMQGYLCAFKELEITTALLDNITDKCTPQHIVRVEVKSLRDTRQLIEKVGLKEAENFIKDNPHPKLWLLLAEAALKNFEAESALETAEAAFVRRNDYAGIRFVSRLNALHSNALKRAEILAYFKDFDGAEKIYHNEDRRDLAIALRKRLGHWFRVVELLKMSVTTTESQVKQVYNNIGDYYIDRQNWAGAIEYYNMSNNTEGLKKCYMAMEDSASLAKLCITSPRSAKQTDPSIAKQNILEERIDINHEPSILRITQLKESGRMLQAAAMAFQLANIEASRNSSPWKIKKLYVLAGHMYSHSSVEGAKSRDAIRSYRLASAQHWACLAVSRARGQPFRADAALRAAARLAAVLHDLHEAQHLQAWCTIAAIALQARAFDLCSKAFIKLEALEPQTFENLAIEIFTRSRPKDAKGNKVECPNCQFGMQDWMVVCPGCATEFPGCAVTGRTLLAPHTVWTCAKCDAKAQQHELVLRHSCPTCHTQLT; encoded by the exons ggttcctgGTATGaagaaatgataaataataggAATAAATCAACTGTGAGTGGAATGGCTTGGGGATCAGATGgccaaaaaatatgtatagcCTATGAAGATG GAGCTGTTATTGTAGGCTCAGTTGATGGGTCAAGAGTGTGGGGTAAAGATATAAAAGGACCTGGTCTCAATGCCGTACAATGGTCACCAGATAACTTGACATTATTATTTGCATTATCTAATGGAGAATTGCATTTATATGATGATCAAGGAAACTTCATT atgCCAATTGCTTCTAGTAGTGCTTCTAATGGAATGGATATAGTGGCAATGGACTGGTTTTCCGGAAAGGCACCAATTAATAGACCTGTACTTCTGATTTGCTACAAAAGTGGCTTGATGTTGTTAATGAAAACTTGCACAGAAGAGG AAAGTGTTATGGTTGAAACGAATATGAAGATAATAGACTGTCACTGGAATCATAATGGAACAGTCATTGCTGTAGCTGGGTGCACGCAAGATCAAGCTAATGTTGTACAATTCTTCAGTGCTTATGGAGAG catGTCAGAACGCTCAGGGTGCCAGGAGGTGCAATGCGATCATTGTCTTGGGAACATCATTCGCTAAGACTTGCGATTGCTGTTGACTCGTTTATTTACTTTGCCAATGTGAAGCCGGATCATAAGTATGCTTTCTATGGAAATACCCTTGCCATTGTGTCGGGGACGGAGACTGTGACCTTTTGGGATACAATTACACACCAG tcttGGATAAATCATATTCCTGATGTCAATGACATGTGTGGTGTGGACGAATATTGTATTATAGCCACCTCGGATTCATTGATAATTTTGAATCAACAAGGCATCCAGTGTGATG CCAAAACAATCTCCATTCCCATATCTTACGTTGCAATAAACAGCAAAGCTATTGCCGTAGCTGCTTCCAaggaaacatttttaatatggaGGTTCTCAACACCTACTCGACCCC GTATCACAGAACAGTTTTATCATCCAGATGGGTCACCAGTAACATCTGGAGAAGCCGGTTTCCATGACGACACTATTTGTTGTATATCATGCTCAGACAGTCATTTACTTATTGGAAGGGATTCTGGTACAATCCTGCTCTTCTCATTggttaactttaaaaaaattacacagATCAATATGAACACTAAACCTTACAAATTGGGTTTGAATTCTAATTCAAG CAAGTTCTTCATAATCGACCAGGCTGGTTGCCTCTACATCCTCGACACGGACATGTCGAACAACATCAGTATAGGCCAGTCGATACGTAAGGACGTGTGGAGCGCGATCTGGGCGGCCGATAACGCGCAAATGTTGGCTGTCGCGGAGAAGGCAAGGTTGTATGTGATGCGGGATTTGGAGCCTGAGGAACCGCTCACTATGCAGGGATATTTGTGCGCTTTTAAA GAATTAGAAATTACTACGGCATTACTGGATAACATAACAGATAAATGTACACCCCAACATATAGTTCGTGTTGAAGTAAAATCATTGAGAGATACCCGACAATTGATTGAAAAAGTTGGGTTGAAGGAagcagaaaattttatcaaggaTAATCCCCATCCTAAATTATG GCTCTTATTAGCAGAAGCTGCACTTAAAAATTTTGAAGCAGAATCCGCATTAGAGACTGCAGAAGCAGCTTTTGTAAGGAGGAATGATTATGCTGGTATTCGATTCGTGTCTAGGCTGAACGCATTGCATTCTAACGCGCTTAAGAGAGCCGAAATTCTCGCGTATTTCAAAGATTTTGATGGAGCCGAGAAAATATATCACAATGAGGACAGGCG AGATTTAGCGATTGCGTTACGAAAACGACTAGGACATTGGTTTCGCGTTGTcgaattattgaaaatgtcCGTTACTACGACTGAGTCTCAAGTGAAGCAAGTGTACAATAATATAGGGGATTACTATATTGATCGACAAAACtg GGCTGGAGCGATtgaatattacaatatgtCGAATAATACGGAGGGGCTAAAAAAGTGTTATATGGCAATGGAGGACAGTGCATCATTGGCTAAGCTTTGCATAACATCACCTAGATCGGCGAAG caGACTGACCCCAGCAtagcaaaacaaaatattttagaggAAAGAATAGATATAAATCACGAGCCATCTATATTACGTATCACACAATTAAAAGAGAGTGGCAGAATGTTACAGGCTGCGGCTATGGCCTTCCAG TTGGCCAATATTGAAGCTTCTAGAAATAGCTCACCATGGAAGATTAAGAAGCTCTATGTTCTTGCTGGACATATGTATAGCCATAGTTCCGTGG AGGGCGCCAAGAGCCGCGACGCAATCCGCAGCTACCGTCTAGCGAGCGCGCAGCACTGGGCGTGTCTCGCGGTGTCGCGCGCGCGCGGCCAGCCGTTCCGTGCGGACGCGGCCTTGCGTGCAGCCGCACGGCTCGCCGCTGTGCTGCACGACTTGCACGAAGCGCAGCACTTGCAG GCATGgtgcactattgcagcgataGCTCTACAAGCTAGAGCATTTGATTTGTGCTCAAAggcatttataaaattggaAGCTCTTGAA CCTCAGACATTTGAAAACTTAGCAATTGAAATTTTTACGAGGTCGAGGCCTAAGGACGCTAAAGGCAATAAAGTGGAGTGTCCCAATTGCCAATTTGGCATGCAAGATTG GATGGTTGTGTGTCCTGGATGTGCTACCGAGTTTCCAGGATGTGCTGTAACAGGGCGCACGTTACTTGCGCCGCATACTGTATGGACATGTGCAAAATGTGATGCTAAGGCCCAGCAACATGAACTTGTACTCAGGCATTCTTGTCCAACATGCCATactcaattaacataa